In Legionella spiritensis, the following proteins share a genomic window:
- a CDS encoding zinc ribbon domain-containing protein, translating into MAMVGCPQCKKSIASDALECPHCGHPLRKQDVEIEQKPTPARNYGWGTFIYLLLIVAGLFMLFEGRLTGLILLIIGALLIIGRYKLWGQTGKKIR; encoded by the coding sequence ATGGCTATGGTAGGCTGTCCTCAATGTAAAAAATCTATAGCATCAGATGCACTCGAATGCCCCCACTGTGGCCATCCCCTGAGAAAGCAAGACGTTGAAATTGAACAAAAACCTACTCCTGCCCGTAATTATGGTTGGGGAACTTTTATTTATTTACTTCTAATTGTAGCAGGTCTATTCATGCTTTTTGAAGGAAGGCTAACAGGCCTGATTCTATTAATTATAGGAGCTCTTTTAATTATTGGTCGATATAAATTGTGGGGCCAAACTGGTAAAAAAATCAGATAA
- a CDS encoding APC family permease — protein sequence MNNKIIHHKLRRDLGLSGATLMGLGSILGTGVFVSIGVASGVTGSSVIFAIMLAALVATCNALSSAQLAASHPVSGGTYEYGYRYLHPAIGFTAGWMFLCAKTASAATAALGFAGYFLHLFGFRSVSIIPVAVTIVIVLTLIVLSGIKRSNKTNLIIVSITLLSLLVFVVSGFPSLLQNGGQNLSPFFPKTVDEGLSRFLYATALMFVAYTGYGRIATMGEEVKEPASTIPKAIILTLIVSAVIYILVAVVAIGSVGSTQLATVTESRATPLEIAASTMNRPGVVILIAVGACTAMLGVLLNLILGLSRIVLAMGRQQDLPEPFAVVSNKHRTPVAAVIGIGFAIAGLALFGSVETTWSFSAFTVLIYYSITNLSALYLPKEQRLYPNFIAVTGLISCLFLAFWVPLSIWLSGLLLIALGLIWHRFHRYYLKGQ from the coding sequence ATGAACAATAAAATTATTCACCATAAACTGCGCCGTGATCTTGGTTTGTCAGGTGCGACATTGATGGGTTTGGGTTCTATTCTCGGTACAGGTGTGTTTGTCAGCATTGGTGTTGCATCCGGTGTGACAGGATCATCAGTTATTTTTGCTATTATGCTTGCCGCATTGGTTGCAACCTGCAATGCTTTATCGAGCGCACAACTTGCAGCCAGCCATCCGGTGAGTGGTGGAACTTATGAATACGGCTATCGTTATCTTCATCCGGCGATAGGATTCACCGCCGGGTGGATGTTTTTATGCGCTAAAACCGCTTCGGCCGCAACCGCGGCTCTGGGTTTCGCAGGGTATTTTTTACACCTGTTCGGATTCCGGTCGGTTTCCATTATTCCTGTTGCTGTAACGATTGTTATTGTTTTAACCCTGATTGTGTTAAGCGGCATCAAGCGTTCCAACAAAACCAATCTGATTATTGTATCGATAACGCTATTATCCTTGCTCGTCTTTGTAGTGTCGGGTTTCCCCAGCCTGCTGCAAAATGGCGGGCAAAATCTCTCTCCCTTTTTTCCCAAAACAGTTGATGAGGGACTCAGTCGTTTTTTGTATGCTACTGCCTTGATGTTTGTCGCCTATACCGGTTATGGACGTATTGCCACCATGGGTGAGGAAGTTAAAGAGCCGGCAAGTACCATCCCCAAAGCCATTATCCTGACCTTGATTGTAAGTGCGGTCATTTATATTTTAGTGGCTGTTGTTGCCATTGGCTCTGTCGGTTCAACCCAGCTGGCAACCGTCACAGAAAGTCGGGCAACGCCACTTGAAATAGCCGCCAGCACCATGAACCGGCCTGGAGTGGTTATTCTTATCGCGGTCGGTGCATGCACCGCTATGTTAGGTGTATTGCTGAATCTCATTTTAGGGTTGTCGAGGATAGTATTGGCCATGGGGCGTCAACAGGATTTGCCGGAACCATTTGCAGTGGTTTCCAATAAGCATCGCACGCCTGTCGCGGCGGTCATTGGTATTGGGTTTGCTATTGCCGGTCTTGCTTTGTTTGGCAGTGTTGAAACCACCTGGTCCTTTAGCGCTTTTACGGTCTTGATATACTATTCGATTACCAATCTCTCGGCTCTATACCTACCCAAAGAACAGCGATTGTACCCAAATTTCATCGCGGTGACGGGCCTGATTTCCTGTTTGTTTCTAGCTTTCTGGGTGCCGCTTTCCATTTGGCTGTCCGGGTTGCTGTTGATTGCCCTGGGGCTAATTTGGCACCGCTTTCATCGTTACTACTTAAAAGGCCAATGA
- a CDS encoding lpg2370 family Dot/Icm T4SS effector, whose product MKRCPITYEKISNQENYSHRGLHLLSPQLKNLGPLDLSADEQRQEAIARVGKMSIQGVQKKLSAKLKIKDGCFEIVDQNGQYILKPQSDIYPELPENEAITMTLAKTIGLEVPVHGLVYSKDNSLTYFIKRFDRIGHNKKLALEDFAQLSGEDRHTKYKSSMEKVIAVIEQFCTFPKIEFVKLFKLTLFNFLVGNEDRHLKNFSLITKDRKISISPAYDLLNSTIAQKNTKEELALPLRGKKNNLTKSDFLNYFAIEKLGLNQNVIDGIVQEFHQVIPKWQELIGLSFLSQPMQEKYLQLLDQRCKRLNFFD is encoded by the coding sequence ATGAAACGCTGCCCTATTACTTATGAAAAGATTAGTAACCAGGAAAACTATTCGCATCGTGGATTGCATTTGCTTTCCCCCCAATTAAAAAACCTTGGTCCATTAGACTTAAGTGCTGATGAGCAGCGTCAGGAAGCTATTGCTCGAGTAGGAAAGATGTCTATTCAAGGTGTCCAAAAGAAACTAAGCGCAAAACTAAAGATTAAAGATGGATGTTTTGAAATCGTTGATCAAAATGGTCAGTATATTTTAAAACCACAAAGTGATATTTACCCGGAATTGCCGGAAAATGAAGCCATTACTATGACCCTTGCAAAGACCATTGGCCTCGAAGTGCCGGTTCATGGTTTAGTTTATTCTAAAGACAACAGTTTGACCTACTTCATTAAACGATTTGATCGAATCGGCCATAATAAAAAATTAGCTTTAGAAGATTTTGCACAGCTATCAGGCGAAGATCGACATACAAAATATAAAAGTTCTATGGAAAAAGTGATTGCAGTTATAGAACAGTTTTGTACATTCCCAAAAATTGAATTCGTGAAATTATTTAAGTTGACGTTGTTTAACTTTCTGGTCGGCAATGAAGACAGGCATCTAAAGAATTTTTCCCTAATTACTAAGGATAGAAAAATTTCCATATCACCAGCATACGATTTGCTGAACTCAACCATTGCTCAAAAAAACACCAAAGAAGAACTGGCTTTACCTCTGAGAGGAAAAAAAAATAATTTAACAAAGAGTGATTTTCTTAACTATTTTGCCATTGAAAAATTAGGATTAAATCAGAACGTCATCGATGGGATCGTACAAGAGTTTCATCAGGTAATACCAAAATGGCAAGAACTGATTGGTTTAAGTTTTTTATCTCAACCGATGCAGGAAAAATATCTCCAATTGCTAGATCAACGATGCAAGCGATTAAATTTTTTTGATTAA
- a CDS encoding SulP family inorganic anion transporter, with the protein MLLLSNRIDWFGTMRADILAGIVVALALIPEAIAFSIIAGVDPKVGLYASFAIATVTAFTGGRTGMISAATGAMALLMVTLVKTHGLQYLLAATVLTGLLQMVAGYLNLGNLMRFVSRSVVTGFVNALAILIFLAQLPELIHAGWQVYALTVGGLAIIYLFPFINKNIPSPLIAILVLTALAVFFHLPVRTVGDMGDLPDTLPVFLWPNIPFNLETLHIIFPYAFGLAVVGLLESMMTATIVDDLTDSKSNKNRECKAQGLANIVAGCLGGMAGCAMIGQSVINVKSGGRGRLSTLTAGVMLLFMVVFLNEWVSKIPMAALVSVMIMVSIGTFSWKSLKNLKTHPLSSNIVMLSTVIVVVATHNLAYGVFVGVVIAALFFAHKVGRLVVVQSSKDDDASCRAYKVRGQIFFASSEQFFNAFDMKETLEKVIIDVSEAHFWDITAVSTLDKVVLKFRERGMKVAIIGKNEASATIIELFAVHDKPEKIKNALGAH; encoded by the coding sequence ATCGCTTTTTCAATTATTGCAGGCGTTGATCCCAAAGTGGGCTTATATGCGTCCTTTGCCATAGCTACCGTTACGGCTTTTACAGGCGGGCGCACCGGAATGATTTCAGCCGCAACCGGCGCCATGGCGCTTTTGATGGTGACGTTAGTCAAAACACATGGCCTGCAGTATTTGCTTGCGGCAACCGTGCTGACTGGTCTTTTGCAAATGGTGGCCGGTTATTTAAACCTGGGCAACCTGATGCGTTTTGTATCTCGCTCGGTGGTCACAGGCTTTGTCAATGCGCTTGCTATTCTGATTTTTTTAGCCCAGTTACCCGAATTAATCCATGCAGGTTGGCAAGTATATGCTTTAACAGTTGGCGGACTTGCCATTATTTATTTATTCCCTTTCATTAATAAAAACATCCCGTCACCATTGATAGCCATTCTTGTTTTGACCGCATTAGCCGTATTTTTCCATTTGCCGGTGCGAACCGTGGGAGATATGGGGGATTTGCCTGACACGTTACCGGTTTTTCTTTGGCCAAATATTCCTTTTAACCTGGAGACGTTGCATATTATATTCCCCTATGCGTTTGGTCTGGCTGTAGTTGGTTTATTAGAATCAATGATGACGGCAACCATCGTTGATGATTTAACAGATAGCAAAAGCAACAAAAACAGGGAATGCAAAGCCCAAGGGCTTGCCAATATAGTTGCCGGATGCCTGGGTGGAATGGCAGGATGCGCCATGATAGGCCAATCCGTCATTAATGTTAAATCCGGGGGTCGCGGACGATTATCCACCTTGACGGCGGGAGTGATGCTGTTATTCATGGTGGTTTTTTTAAATGAATGGGTTTCTAAAATTCCAATGGCGGCTTTGGTTTCTGTGATGATTATGGTCTCCATAGGCACCTTTTCCTGGAAGTCATTAAAAAATTTAAAAACCCACCCGCTATCATCGAATATTGTTATGCTTTCCACGGTTATTGTTGTGGTTGCGACCCATAACCTTGCTTACGGTGTTTTTGTAGGCGTTGTGATTGCCGCATTATTTTTTGCCCATAAGGTTGGGCGTCTGGTGGTGGTTCAATCCAGTAAGGATGATGATGCGTCCTGCCGAGCTTACAAAGTTCGCGGACAGATATTTTTTGCCTCATCAGAACAGTTTTTCAATGCTTTTGATATGAAAGAAACACTTGAGAAAGTGATTATTGATGTCAGTGAAGCCCATTTTTGGGACATTACTGCCGTGTCGACTCTGGATAAGGTTGTGCTTAAATTCAGAGAGCGGGGCATGAAAGTTGCAATTATTGGCAAAAATGAAGCAAGTGCGACAATTATTGAGTTATTTGCTGTGCATGATAAACCAGAGAAAATTAAAAATGCACTTGGCGCCCATTAG
- a CDS encoding HipA N-terminal domain-containing protein → MRKACVSVNGVKAGTLEELQGGTYQFTYFDDYRGAPVSLTMPLTKKVYDFDVFPPFFEGLLPEGIMLEALLRKYKIDRNDYFSQLIIVGQDVVGAVTIEELR, encoded by the coding sequence ATGAGAAAAGCATGTGTATCAGTGAATGGCGTTAAGGCTGGAACATTAGAAGAACTACAAGGTGGAACATATCAATTTACCTACTTTGATGATTATCGCGGCGCACCTGTTTCTCTCACAATGCCGTTAACAAAAAAGGTCTATGATTTTGACGTATTTCCCCCTTTTTTTGAAGGATTACTTCCTGAAGGCATTATGCTTGAAGCACTATTACGTAAATATAAAATCGATAGAAATGACTATTTTAGTCAATTGATAATAGTTGGCCAGGATGTCGTAGGCGCAGTGACTATTGAGGAACTGAGATGA
- a CDS encoding helix-turn-helix transcriptional regulator gives MATHEIANLVHYYRKQSGLSQQELARLAGVGKTVIYDIEKGKESVRLNTLLKVFDVLNIQMKFETPFPQTTDNNS, from the coding sequence ATGGCCACACACGAGATTGCCAATTTAGTCCATTATTACCGTAAGCAAAGCGGCTTATCACAACAGGAATTAGCCCGGTTAGCGGGTGTCGGTAAGACGGTTATATATGATATTGAAAAAGGGAAAGAATCGGTGCGTTTGAACACCTTGCTAAAAGTATTCGATGTTTTAAATATCCAAATGAAATTTGAAACGCCTTTTCCTCAAACAACGGATAATAATTCATGA
- a CDS encoding class I SAM-dependent methyltransferase — protein sequence MHIKRTDEEAFDNLAVRYDSWFDRHKVAFMSEVAALQKVIPESGEGLEIGVGSGRFASALGIKNGVEPSAALRKMAEQRGVNVVGGVAESLPFSDESFDYALFGTVLCYLDFPEQGLAEARRVLKPEGVLVIAMIDRNSALGNAYETRKHDNPFYKKANFYSVGEVTELLEDTQFRIKKIYQTIFSPLENIKSMEPVKEGHGSGGFVVIAAEK from the coding sequence ATGCATATAAAACGAACAGATGAAGAAGCTTTTGATAACCTTGCAGTACGCTATGACAGCTGGTTTGATCGGCATAAAGTAGCTTTTATGTCAGAAGTCGCCGCATTACAAAAAGTTATACCCGAGTCAGGAGAAGGTCTTGAAATAGGTGTTGGCTCAGGGCGTTTTGCATCGGCACTTGGAATAAAAAATGGTGTTGAGCCATCTGCTGCTTTGCGTAAGATGGCTGAGCAACGTGGAGTCAATGTAGTTGGTGGTGTTGCTGAATCCTTGCCTTTTTCTGATGAGTCATTTGATTATGCATTATTTGGCACAGTTCTTTGCTATCTGGATTTTCCCGAGCAAGGATTAGCCGAAGCGAGACGTGTTTTAAAGCCAGAGGGAGTTCTTGTTATTGCAATGATTGATCGAAACTCCGCATTAGGAAATGCCTATGAAACCAGAAAGCATGATAACCCCTTTTATAAAAAGGCCAATTTTTATTCAGTTGGGGAAGTTACTGAGCTATTGGAAGACACTCAATTTCGAATAAAAAAAATCTATCAAACGATTTTCTCTCCCTTGGAAAATATAAAATCCATGGAGCCTGTAAAAGAAGGTCATGGTTCAGGTGGTTTTGTTGTCATTGCAGCAGAAAAATAA
- a CDS encoding lamin tail domain-containing protein, with protein sequence MPELPIEIVNLSGNAGYREGIINGNIEGSIRAGVTVSAHVCHGINLGLDGEIIGQILGNMDVLFIGAQAKGNVSAAAGARALIRLEPNLLEKLGLSIYLGAYARAMASGSLAIYLTPEFFSQQIQNHLDDFAADIFLIFLEEVKAEVGVWGRIAFSAMAEGNVNIVCDIKKLSAGFEISGGYKYGLKAGGGYDFYCDVGFKDLRRAVNRSSIRVSSEIKKYILKSDISNKYLLAECFDFSFPLLVLISYDLGHKSVERGEFISKEDVAGVVFTNFIANLQRYAVDKIIESAVSSLTNEFSKIYYKAFNIELGDPEKADLEESVNRLIDTLRKDDLRLTDLNVFITEAFNIIDILDSGALDDFKRPLTLFWASNVIGFEIKQLLSLYSTEIGIGSTMAGEARTSIQYSNLPSAPEFIKEEISLTLNESVIEVDISLAVDYLVEVGIANTANQIFPELEDFKQYFESSFDLTFGEIFEDALRGLKGEGHLSTYHSYQAIKGLVKTQFVEQLIMGELLPQMTNDIGNEYLYQYTEEVIRPSMYLGSEFVFKKLDNFLIEDLNGITNLPQFVDGISSGCGVVVYTVLARNIAFFDQIINDFILDYTYQGFDYMGTRLNNPQDPFFVHSRNLLSQNFPHITNLNDHVEALRQLLLDLTLAFKEISGPTIFTSERRNDMRVLKRDILLSMAGSIDYSESPDPYIERLLDCGFIPNIELVKELGNILLKINVEAFSVFVEKIIPALGDFFLTLSLPALTKLKSDLLSYIKQLSFAAKKALSEYNELSDYIDEHIIGILNAIDTLVTHFKTEFKEHLDTWGDLIKATIHYQRIESIKQTIPEGATRDGAILIFENTTWPVESVILDTAIMAGNTTLETSVNTIVDHVDETTDIIEEMIALKQNVEDAIIDGLAGFVLKPIEETANELLNALIPDSMLIKIEEYLIARRDKKELERQKLEQEQELAFLEAEKNRTKDKYDRNHFNPLVILEVSGPEKGFPFIYPEEVTLRMRLKNGNHDMVSDPSSRRIQVTINSIPIALSASNWTQSGNDMVLETLLDGTEDGLNILEVSWIKAEGDDGTVRETIPFVVNAELDYKMSNFDVFIESDPEGSDVEAEYLEFIYRGSSDLEVQGWLLQDKAGHRYVLPQFTLRPDDRLRIYTGGNSNLNKINKTRKNKLLFMGRKKAVWNNEGDTMYLTDKDNVLIYQYSYLQE encoded by the coding sequence ATGCCTGAATTACCTATAGAAATAGTTAATCTTTCTGGAAATGCTGGCTATAGAGAAGGGATTATCAATGGAAATATTGAAGGCTCCATTAGAGCAGGTGTGACAGTTAGCGCCCATGTCTGTCACGGCATCAATTTAGGCCTGGATGGAGAGATAATAGGTCAAATCCTGGGCAACATGGATGTGCTTTTTATCGGAGCGCAGGCCAAAGGGAATGTTTCTGCCGCTGCCGGTGCAAGGGCTCTGATCCGGTTGGAACCCAATCTTCTGGAAAAGCTGGGACTATCAATTTACCTTGGAGCTTACGCCAGGGCGATGGCGTCTGGAAGTCTTGCCATTTACCTGACCCCAGAGTTTTTCTCACAGCAGATTCAAAATCACCTGGATGATTTTGCCGCAGATATTTTTCTCATATTTTTGGAGGAAGTCAAAGCAGAAGTGGGTGTGTGGGGGCGAATTGCCTTTTCTGCAATGGCAGAGGGAAATGTCAACATCGTTTGTGATATTAAAAAACTCAGTGCTGGATTTGAGATCTCTGGCGGGTATAAATACGGGCTTAAGGCAGGAGGTGGGTATGACTTCTATTGTGATGTGGGCTTTAAAGATTTGCGCAGAGCAGTTAATCGCTCGTCCATTCGGGTCAGTTCAGAAATTAAAAAATATATTCTCAAATCCGATATCTCCAATAAATACCTGCTTGCAGAATGTTTCGATTTCAGCTTTCCCTTACTGGTATTGATATCCTACGATCTCGGTCACAAAAGCGTGGAACGCGGAGAGTTTATCAGTAAAGAAGACGTTGCCGGGGTTGTGTTTACCAATTTTATCGCTAACCTTCAGCGTTATGCGGTTGATAAGATAATTGAATCGGCAGTCAGCAGCCTTACCAATGAATTTTCCAAGATCTATTACAAAGCTTTTAACATTGAGCTTGGCGATCCTGAGAAAGCGGATCTGGAAGAGTCCGTAAATCGCCTGATCGATACCCTGCGCAAAGATGACCTGCGACTGACAGACTTAAACGTGTTTATCACTGAAGCGTTCAATATTATAGATATTTTGGACAGTGGAGCATTGGATGACTTCAAAAGACCGCTGACTCTATTTTGGGCAAGTAATGTTATCGGGTTTGAGATCAAACAACTTCTGAGCCTTTACTCAACTGAAATCGGAATTGGCTCTACGATGGCCGGTGAAGCGAGAACATCCATACAGTACTCAAATCTTCCATCAGCCCCCGAGTTCATAAAAGAAGAAATCAGTTTGACGCTCAATGAAAGCGTTATCGAAGTGGATATCAGTCTCGCAGTAGATTATTTGGTGGAAGTGGGGATAGCTAATACAGCAAATCAAATCTTTCCTGAACTGGAGGATTTCAAACAGTATTTCGAATCCAGTTTCGACCTTACTTTTGGGGAAATTTTCGAAGATGCATTACGTGGCCTAAAAGGAGAAGGCCATCTTTCTACTTATCATTCTTATCAGGCAATTAAGGGCTTGGTCAAAACCCAATTCGTCGAACAGTTGATCATGGGTGAGCTGCTTCCTCAAATGACCAATGATATTGGCAATGAGTATTTATATCAATATACCGAGGAAGTCATCCGTCCTTCAATGTACCTGGGTTCGGAATTTGTTTTTAAAAAACTGGACAACTTCCTCATCGAGGATCTGAATGGTATAACCAACCTGCCACAATTTGTGGATGGCATATCATCAGGCTGTGGCGTAGTTGTTTATACCGTGCTTGCCAGGAATATTGCGTTTTTTGATCAAATTATAAACGATTTTATTCTGGATTATACCTATCAGGGTTTTGATTATATGGGAACACGTTTGAACAATCCTCAGGATCCCTTTTTTGTCCATTCGAGGAATTTATTATCACAAAACTTTCCGCACATAACTAATCTCAATGATCATGTAGAGGCATTACGCCAATTGTTGCTGGATCTAACCCTCGCTTTCAAGGAAATAAGCGGTCCGACCATTTTTACCTCAGAGCGTAGGAACGATATGCGGGTATTAAAAAGGGATATTTTGTTATCCATGGCGGGAAGTATCGATTATTCAGAATCCCCTGATCCTTATATCGAAAGACTGCTGGATTGCGGCTTTATTCCAAACATTGAGTTGGTCAAGGAATTAGGCAATATTTTGCTCAAAATCAATGTGGAGGCATTCAGCGTTTTCGTCGAAAAAATTATACCAGCGCTTGGCGATTTTTTTCTAACACTGAGTCTGCCTGCTCTGACCAAACTCAAATCCGACCTCTTGTCCTATATAAAACAATTATCCTTCGCGGCAAAAAAGGCATTGAGTGAATACAATGAATTGAGTGATTACATAGATGAGCATATTATAGGTATATTGAATGCAATTGATACTCTGGTTACCCATTTTAAAACCGAATTCAAGGAACACCTGGACACATGGGGGGACTTGATCAAAGCCACTATTCATTATCAGCGTATCGAATCAATCAAACAAACCATTCCAGAGGGGGCTACAAGGGATGGCGCCATCCTGATTTTCGAGAATACGACTTGGCCGGTGGAATCTGTCATTCTAGACACAGCTATTATGGCAGGAAATACAACGTTAGAAACGTCAGTCAATACAATTGTAGATCATGTGGATGAGACGACAGATATCATAGAAGAAATGATAGCTTTAAAACAAAACGTCGAAGATGCCATTATCGATGGTCTCGCAGGTTTTGTTTTGAAGCCTATTGAGGAAACAGCAAATGAGCTGCTAAACGCATTGATTCCTGATTCGATGTTGATCAAAATCGAGGAATACCTAATCGCACGCCGGGATAAAAAGGAACTGGAAAGACAGAAACTGGAACAGGAGCAAGAGCTGGCTTTTCTCGAAGCAGAAAAGAACAGAACCAAAGATAAATACGACCGAAATCACTTTAACCCCCTGGTGATACTTGAAGTGAGTGGTCCAGAAAAAGGATTTCCATTTATTTACCCTGAAGAGGTCACGCTGCGTATGCGATTAAAAAATGGAAACCACGATATGGTATCCGATCCGTCCTCCAGGAGAATACAGGTCACGATCAACTCCATCCCAATCGCATTAAGTGCTTCGAATTGGACCCAATCGGGTAATGACATGGTATTAGAGACGTTACTGGATGGAACGGAAGACGGATTGAATATCCTGGAAGTGAGCTGGATCAAAGCTGAAGGTGACGACGGAACCGTACGAGAAACCATTCCATTTGTCGTTAATGCGGAACTCGATTATAAGATGTCAAATTTTGACGTTTTTATTGAAAGTGATCCTGAGGGATCTGATGTAGAGGCAGAGTATTTGGAGTTTATTTACAGGGGTAGTTCAGATCTGGAAGTGCAGGGGTGGTTGCTACAGGATAAAGCCGGACACAGGTATGTCCTGCCTCAATTTACTCTTCGCCCGGATGATCGTTTGAGAATCTATACCGGAGGCAATAGTAACCTTAATAAAATTAACAAGACCCGTAAGAATAAGTTGCTCTTCATGGGCAGGAAAAAAGCAGTGTGGAATAATGAAGGAGATACAATGTACCTGACGGACAAGGACAACGTATTAATATATCAATACTCCTATTTACAGGAATAA
- a CDS encoding metal ABC transporter ATP-binding protein — MDDDNHLLRVSDLTVRLDNRLIIDHLSFSLNQNDIISILGPNGSGKTVLLKCLLGLLPFHGTITWKKGIKIGYVPQRLPFIKEIPLSVGEFFSLKNVSKQEIIDILNAVGFEKVVCNRKTGDLSSGQFQRLLIAWSLIGNPDVLLFDEPTTGIDIGGEETIYHLLEDLKNKNWYQAMLLVTHDLNVVYQFSNQVICLNKKTVCIGPPREALTPDNLRILYGGDVKFYKHNH; from the coding sequence ATGGATGATGACAACCACCTTCTTCGAGTCAGCGACTTAACCGTAAGATTGGATAATCGTCTTATTATTGACCACCTTTCATTTTCTCTTAACCAAAATGATATTATCAGCATACTGGGTCCAAATGGCTCAGGTAAAACCGTTTTACTCAAATGCCTTCTTGGCTTATTACCTTTTCATGGAACAATTACCTGGAAGAAAGGAATAAAAATCGGCTATGTCCCACAACGCTTACCCTTCATTAAAGAAATTCCATTAAGTGTTGGGGAATTTTTTTCCTTAAAAAATGTTTCAAAACAAGAAATTATAGATATATTAAATGCCGTAGGATTTGAAAAAGTCGTTTGTAATAGAAAAACGGGGGATTTGTCTTCTGGTCAATTTCAGAGATTACTGATTGCATGGAGTCTAATAGGAAATCCCGATGTTCTACTGTTTGATGAACCGACCACTGGCATTGATATTGGTGGAGAAGAAACAATTTACCATCTGCTGGAAGATTTAAAAAATAAAAATTGGTATCAGGCGATGTTGTTGGTCACGCATGATTTAAACGTTGTCTACCAGTTTTCGAACCAGGTTATTTGTTTAAATAAAAAAACCGTTTGTATTGGACCGCCACGGGAAGCGTTGACGCCAGATAATCTAAGAATTTTGTATGGCGGCGATGTTAAGTTTTATAAACATAATCATTAA
- a CDS encoding metal ABC transporter permease, translated as MDKQLILSLIAAIFIGGISGYLGSLLLSKRMALVAGPLGHLSLPGIAIAILLGFNVALGAFPFVFLGVVLIWLLEIKTKLPMEALTAVVFASGVAIAFLFLPIEQAESALVGDITQINYFDTVLSSLIAIVLFLIIQFIYPKMVLINISEDLARSEGISVKKYNFLYLVLIAITVAMGIQMVGGLLTAALVAIPPASARNFSRNLTEYRNISLLIGSVSSCIGVLFFKLTAFPAGPLIILTSTFIFLASLFCKKC; from the coding sequence ATGGATAAACAATTGATATTGAGCTTAATTGCAGCAATTTTTATAGGCGGCATATCCGGCTACCTTGGCTCATTGCTGTTGAGCAAAAGAATGGCTTTGGTTGCAGGTCCCCTTGGTCATTTATCTTTGCCAGGAATTGCCATAGCCATACTACTTGGCTTTAACGTTGCTTTGGGTGCGTTTCCTTTTGTGTTTCTGGGTGTTGTTTTGATTTGGCTTTTAGAGATAAAAACAAAGCTTCCGATGGAGGCTTTGACTGCTGTTGTTTTTGCTTCAGGGGTTGCTATAGCGTTTTTATTTTTACCCATAGAGCAAGCAGAATCAGCATTAGTAGGAGATATTACGCAAATAAATTATTTTGATACGGTGCTTTCCAGTCTTATAGCAATCGTACTTTTTTTAATTATTCAGTTTATTTATCCCAAGATGGTGCTTATCAACATTTCAGAGGATTTGGCTCGTTCAGAAGGGATAAGTGTTAAAAAATATAATTTTCTTTACTTGGTATTGATTGCAATCACCGTAGCAATGGGGATACAGATGGTCGGGGGATTATTAACGGCCGCCCTGGTTGCCATCCCTCCTGCATCAGCTCGCAATTTTAGCCGAAATTTAACTGAATATCGTAATATTTCACTTTTGATAGGGTCTGTGTCTTCTTGTATCGGTGTTTTATTTTTTAAATTAACGGCATTTCCTGCGGGTCCTTTGATTATTCTGACCAGTACCTTTATTTTTTTAGCCTCACTATTTTGCAAAAAATGTTAA